In Gammaproteobacteria bacterium, a genomic segment contains:
- a CDS encoding YajQ family cyclic di-GMP-binding protein translates to MPSFDVVSEIDMHELDNAIDQANREVGNRFDFKGSDSKFEYADNVISMESGSEFQLQQMLDVFFNKASKRGIDLLCFEAGEAEERGKRAYQKITVKQGIDKEIGRKIVKKIKDEKMKVQAAIQGDQVRVTGKKRDDLQTAIAMLKEAGLGIPLQFQNFRD, encoded by the coding sequence ATGCCATCGTTTGACGTGGTATCCGAAATTGATATGCACGAGCTGGATAACGCCATTGACCAGGCCAACCGGGAAGTGGGTAATCGCTTCGACTTCAAGGGATCGGACTCAAAGTTTGAATACGCCGATAACGTGATCTCCATGGAGTCCGGCAGTGAATTCCAGTTGCAGCAGATGCTGGACGTGTTTTTCAACAAGGCCTCCAAGCGCGGTATTGATTTGCTGTGTTTCGAGGCCGGCGAGGCCGAGGAGCGCGGCAAGCGCGCCTACCAGAAGATTACCGTCAAGCAGGGTATCGACAAGGAAATCGGCAGGAAAATCGTCAAGAAAATCAAGGACGAGAAAATGAAAGTGCAGGCGGCAATCCAGGGTGACCAGGTGCGCGTAACCGGAAAGAAGCGCGACGACTTGCAAACTGCCATTGCCATGCTAAAAGAAGCAGGACTGGGCATTCCATTACAGTTCCAGAATTTCCGTGATTAG
- a CDS encoding DUF2285 domain-containing protein, translated as MTQHWQDPQAYRYTGTLSADQWAWEFLRRNTEYRQDWQWFEPLWLQLEADYGKPPHRDMARWKQDARAWRSEAELHGCQAICEKRGDDLLIECWMGTKWGFFKFPLDPGRDALDVADSLTWRAITGSVDVLTAEDRPDLDSELSATLTFDLSLPLKDQLEDAKRFLVASQRKLRKAGKLDATTISGSRDRWQQALRVLDARDQGATDADIVDCVFAGDSNAFARIAAEADALAGGDYRRILLMPPA; from the coding sequence ATGACACAACACTGGCAAGATCCGCAAGCCTATCGATATACCGGGACGTTGTCCGCGGACCAGTGGGCGTGGGAATTTCTGCGCCGCAATACGGAGTATCGGCAGGATTGGCAATGGTTTGAACCGCTGTGGCTGCAACTGGAGGCGGACTATGGCAAGCCACCGCATCGTGACATGGCGCGTTGGAAACAGGATGCCCGGGCGTGGCGATCCGAGGCGGAGCTGCACGGTTGCCAGGCCATTTGCGAGAAGCGTGGCGATGACTTGTTAATCGAATGCTGGATGGGCACCAAGTGGGGCTTCTTCAAGTTTCCGCTGGACCCGGGCCGCGATGCGCTTGATGTGGCGGACAGCCTGACCTGGCGCGCGATCACCGGCTCGGTCGATGTGCTCACCGCCGAAGACCGGCCGGACCTGGACAGCGAGTTGTCGGCGACGCTGACATTTGATTTATCGTTGCCACTCAAGGATCAGCTGGAAGACGCCAAGCGTTTCCTGGTGGCAAGCCAGCGCAAGCTGAGAAAGGCTGGCAAGCTCGATGCAACAACCATCTCGGGTAGCCGCGATCGATGGCAACAGGCGTTGCGGGTGCTGGATGCGCGTGATCAGGGCGCGACTGATGCGGATATTGTTGACTGCGTATTTGCCGGTGACAGCAACGCCTTTGCCCGTATCGCCGCCGAGGCCGATGCCCTGGCGGGCGGGGATTACCGACGCATTTTGTTGATGCCGCCTGCCTGA
- a CDS encoding GIY-YIG nuclease family protein codes for MTDADNAGLARWQVYMVRCADDTLYTGVACDVDKRVQEHNESPRGAKYTKARRPVILVYAEACDDRSQALRREHQIKQLTRRDKLNLVARYKVSQ; via the coding sequence GTGACTGACGCTGATAACGCTGGCCTCGCCCGCTGGCAGGTCTACATGGTGCGCTGTGCTGACGATACGCTGTATACCGGCGTGGCCTGTGACGTGGACAAGCGCGTGCAGGAGCACAACGAAAGTCCGCGCGGCGCCAAATATACCAAGGCGCGGCGGCCGGTGATACTGGTGTATGCCGAGGCCTGTGACGACCGGTCGCAGGCGCTGCGTCGCGAACACCAGATCAAGCAACTCACGCGTCGCGACAAGCTCAACCTGGTCGCGCGCTACAAGGTCAGCCAATGA